In Rhodamnia argentea isolate NSW1041297 chromosome 4, ASM2092103v1, whole genome shotgun sequence, the following proteins share a genomic window:
- the LOC115743494 gene encoding uncharacterized protein LOC115743494 isoform X2: MEHKVESSNGTQAPKKARCLAVKSLYKSGSSKEDPKRLQSKNLKRKISSDDGGDENKKRKSRKEVSLSSLKKRKEKRLSDVTNAGAHFGSHDSSESKPEVDERPSSNGNLNGIGLSLDDNVVKIPKRKRGTSGRKRLEHTQESNPAEPSISRLDFADPSGKLTDGDPERGSGDENIKREDAFDDLKENGHSVGGPLQEQDYLVRSSTTNNGKSKKSVKNRRKQREVKPGGVQTAVVEAGSAVDVSAKRCDDQEDDEENLEENAARMLSSRFDPSCTGFSSRSRASPLPSPSPSPSSNSLYFLLSSNGKFLDQGSASRASPNSPSVKAANRALRPRNQHGEKLRSRKRRHFYEIPSDQVDAYWVMNKRIKVFWPLDQCWYHGLVNDYDGETKLHHVKYDDRDEEWIDLQKERIKLLLLPGEAQTKFAVGGKKRSVERTNEEEERPLTSANDGCISNYMDTEPIISWLARSSRGVKSSSSRSVKKRILGPSLKMKPSSSAVGAVDTCGATTAGSFPKGSHMAFHGDCATTGGPFRAGKVEKVAKSSRSMKGGKAPVVYYRKRFRRAGGALYQRTEDDSLSLGKSDSRGSLLTIQETGCLKLIYLVRRESNDIMVSSLLRPFRVEESQLVYDLVLLYYGRLMTVWPVVKLEMLFVDSMVGLRLLLFEGCLGKAVAFAISILNLLSESNGEVKFVSLRSPITSVRFKFSCVQGCENQLVFGYYNFLRLKRSKRLCLESILRENCLLVEKLSPSECTYNALQNGDIPLLASAALDSSLEGLQKMTSEAIWPSGESRGNGDDNGENSSGSDAEYMKLPPFALPFTAAPTFFLSLHLKLLMNHSVSKISFVELNQEKSAENASILAQPNTAIDNCSKNDMGFHTSQEAPSRESHYLRCAKDDQAVEMVVCKGADMRTPQDNQSGNLHTGRIRIATAVDGDEVGQMQEGQGNYAASEKKSSPLQRITNGACPSLNGIKIDIPHYNEREKPVDDGSLRSLLPTDMPCDMNGILVPSPNPTAPRSVWHRSRSSSFYGHFSRGWSDAKSDGSLNSFGNGPKKPRTHVTYSYPSGVSGSSSKPQQRTIPHKRIRRPNEKRASDVARVSQRNWELLSCHANLLITVGDRGWRESGAEVVLELVENEWNLAVKVSGTTKYSHKAHQFLQPGSTNRYTHAMMWRGGKEWTLEFSDRSQWALFKEMHEECYNRNFRAASVKNIPIPGVRVVEDYDDNGMELSFRSPAIYFQQVETDIEMALNPSRVLYDMDSDDEQWISSCQGSTNVHESGSGHISVEIFEWTMDMFEKKAHALQRDHFTSEEIDDLKLGAGPVVRAIYEHWQQKRQKKGMPLIRHLQPPSWEKYQQQLREWELALNKGNSAPSDGCQKTSAAERPPMFAFCMKPRGLEVPNKGSKQRSQKRFSVTGQSNGYHGDHDSFHAFGRRLNGPSFGDDRALYLGHNYGHVDNSQLAQTSPLGYSPRDVPGQGYFPVGNDGFNRNYPPRQHRYKSKKSGAVASPRPLQMVTAYGRGTTGSKKDTLHWNSHQHFSSEGSHRPSGEQWDQVDMEEYKLLDASGAARYASNLAKLKRERAQRLLCKADVAVHRAVVALMTAEAMKAPSEDRDDG; the protein is encoded by the exons ATGGAGCATAAAGTCGAGAGCTCAAATGGAACTCAAGCTCCTAAGAAAGCCAGATGTCTGGCGGTTAAGAGCTTGTATAAATCTGGGTCATCGAAGGAGGATCCCAAGAGGTTGCAAAGTAAGAACTTGAAGAGGAAAATCAGCTCTGATGATGGTGGGGATGAAAATAAGAAGAGGAAGAGTAGAAAAGAAGTATCTCTGAGTAgcttgaagaagagaaaggagaagagaCTAAGTGATGTAACTAATGCCGGCGCTCATTTTGGTTCTCATGACTCGTCAGAGTCGAAGCCCGAGGTGGATGAGAGGCCAAGCTCGAATGGAAATCTGAATGGCATTGGACTTAGTCTAGATGACAATGTCGTTAAAATTCCAAAGCGTAAACGAGGAACTTCGGGACGGAAAAGGCTTGAGCATACTCAAGAGTCGAATCCAGCTGAGCCCTCCATCAGCAGATTGGATTTTGCTGATCCGTCTGGGAAGCTCACAGATGGTGATCCTGAAAGAGGAAGCGGCGATGAAAACATTAAAAGAGAGGATGCTTTTGATGATCTGAAGGAGAACGGGCACAGTGTTGGCGGACCTTTGCAGGAGCAGGATTACCTTGTAAGGAGTTCAACAACAAACAATGGCAAATCGAAAAAGTCAGTCAAGAATCGTCGAAAGCAGAGAGAGGTGAAGCCGGGAGGGGTTCAAACTGCTGTGGTGGAGGCAGGTTCTGCAGTCGATGTCTCTGCCAAGAGATGTGATGATCAG GAAGATGACGAGGAGAATCTGGAGGAAAATGCTGCTAGGATGCTATCCTCACGGTTTGACCCAAGCTGTACTGGGTTTTCTTCAAGGAGTAGAGCATCGCCATtgccatcaccatcaccatcaccatcatcaaacAGCTTGTATTTTCTATTATCTTCTAATGGAAAATTTTTAGATCAGGGATCTGCATCTCGTGCTTCACCAAACTCCCCATCTGTTAAAGCAGCTAATAGAGCCTTAAGGCCAAGAAATCAGCATGGAGAAAAACTACGTTCCCGGAAAAGGAGGCATTTCTATGAAATTCCTTCGGATCAGGTGGATGCATATTGGGTTATGAATAAAAGAATCAAGGTCTTCTGGCCACTAGATCAGTGCTGGTATCATGGCCTCGTAAATGACTACGATGGAGAAACAAAGCTCCATCACGTCAAGTATGATGACCGCGATGAAGAATGGATCGACCTTCAAAAGGAACGTATTAAACTCTTGCTACTTCCCGGTGAAGCTCAGACTAAGTTTGCAGTTGGCGGCAAGAAGAGAAGTGTGGAGCGTAccaatgaagaggaagagagaccTTTAACTTCAGCCAATGATGGCTGTATCAGCAATTACATGGACACTGAACCAATCATTTCATGGTTGGCTCGATCAAGTCGTGGGGTCAAATCTTCTTCTTCCCGTTCTGTGAAGAAACGAATTCTTGGTCCATCTCTGAAAATGAAGCCTTCATCATCTGCTGTTGGTGCTGTGGATACATGTGGGGCCACTACTGCTGGTTCTTTCCCGAAAGGAAGTCACATGGCGTTTCATGGAGATTGTGCCACAACAGGTGGACCTTTTCGTGCTGGAAAGGTTGAGAAAGTTGCAAAGAGCTCCAGATCTATGAAAGGTGGCAAAGCTCCTGTTGTTTACTACAGGAAGCGGTTTCGCCGGGCAGGTGGAGCCTTGTACCAGAGAACAGAGGATGATTCCCTCTCATTGGGAAAATCAGATTCTCGGGGGTCTTTGTTGACCATTCAAGAGACGGGCTGCTTGAAGTTAATATATCTAGTGAGAAGAGAATCAAACGATATCATGGTCAGTTCTCTTCTCCGCCCTTTTAGAGTAGAGGAGTCCCAGTTAGTCTATGATCTCGTTCTGCTTTATTATGGAAGACTGATGACCGTGTGGCCTGTGGTGAAGTTGGAGATGCTTTTTGTCGACAGCATGGTTGGTTTGAGGCTTCTCTTGTTTGAAGGATGCTTGGGGAAGGCTGTAGCTTTcgcaatttcaattttaaatctactGAGTGAGTCTAATGGAGAGGTGAAATTTGTAAGCTTGCGATCTCCAATAACTTCTGTTAGATTTAAATTCTCTTGTGTTCAGGGTTGTGAAAACCAACTTGTGTTTGGATATTACAACTTTTTGAGATTAAAACGTTCTAAGAGGTTGTGTTTAGAATCGATACTGAGGGAGAATTGTTTGCTAGTTGAGAAACTTTCTCCTTCTGAATGCACTTACAACGCGCTTCAAAATGGAGACATCCCGTTACTGGCATCAGCTGCTTTGGACTCTTCATTAGAG GGTCTACAGAAGATGACCAGTGAAGCAATTTGGCCCTCAGGTGAATCTAGAGGTAATGGTGATGATAATGGGGAAAATTCTTCAGGTTCTGATGCAGAGTACATGAAGCTTCCTCCGTTTGCTCTCCCCTTTACCGCTGCTCCTACTTTCTTTCTGAGCTTGCACCTGAAGCTTCTTATGAATCATAGTGTGTCCAAAATTAGTTTCGTCGAGCTTAATCAGGAGAAAAGTGCAGAAAATGCAAGCATTTTGGCTCAACCTAACACCGCCATAGATAACTGCTCAAAGAATGATATGGGATTCCACACTAGCCAAGAAGCTCCATCAAGAGAGAGTCACTACTTGCGTTGTGCTAAAGATGATCAGGCTGTTGAGATGGTTGTTTGCAAGGGTGCAGATATGAGGACCCCTCAGGATAACCAAAGTGGTAATCTTCACACTGGCAGGATTCGCATTGCTACTGCTGTAGATGGTGATGAGGTTGGGCAGATGCAGGAAGGGCAAGGAAATTACGCAGCATCAGAAAAAAAGTCAAGTCCTTTGCAGAGGATCACAAATGGTGCTTGTCCTTCTTTGAATGGTATTAAGATAGATATTCCACATTATAATGAGAGGGAAAAGCCTGTTGATGATGGATCCCTGCGCAGTTTGCTGCCTACTGATATGCCTTGCGATATGAATGGGATCCTCGTCCCGAGTCCAAATCCCACCGCACCAAGAAGTGTATGGCATCGGAGTAGAAGTAGTTCATTTTATGGACACTTCTCACGTGGTTGGTCAGATGCTAAATCTGATGGTTCCCTAAATAGTTTTGGCAATGGACCAAAGAAGCCGCGAACACATGTTACTTACTCGTATCCTTCTGGGGTTTCAGGTTCGAGTTCAAAGCCGCAGCAGAGAACAATTCCTCACAAAAGAATCAGGAGACCCAATGAAAAGAGGGCCTCAGATGTCGCCCGAGTTTCTCAAAGAAACTGGGAGTTGTTATCTTGTCATGCGAACTTGTTAATTACAGTGGGGGACAGGGGGTGGAGAGAGAGTGGGGCAGAGGTGGTACTTGAACTTGTGGAGAATGAGTGGAACCTTGCTGTAAAAGTTTCAGGGACCACAAAATATTCTCATAAAGCACATCAGTTTCTGCAGCCTGGGTCCACTAACAGGTATACACATGCTATGATGTGGCGAGGAGGGAAAGAGTGGACACTCGAATTTTCAGACAGAAGCCAATGGGCTCTTTTCAAGGAGATGCATGAAGAGTGTTACAACCGGAACTTCCGTGCTGCATCAGTAAAAAACATTCCAATTCCTGGCGTCCGGGTGGTAGAAGATTACGATGATAATGGAATGGAGCTATCGTTTCGCAGTCCTGCTATCTACTTCCAGCAAGTTGAAACAGATATTGAAATGGCCTTGAATCCATCTCGTGTCCTTTATGACATGGACAGTGATGATGAGCAGTGGATTTCATCTTGTCAGGGTTCTACAAATGTTCATGAGAGTGGCTCCGGGCACATATCTGTGGAGATATTTGAGTGGACAATGGACATGTTCGAGAAGAAAGCTCATGCTCTACAGCGTGACCATTTCACATCCGAAGAAATAGACGACTTGAAGTTAGGCGCAGGACCAGTGGTGAGAGCTATTTATGAACATTGGCAGCAGAAgaggcaaaagaaaggaatgcCATTGATTCGACATCTTCAG CCACCATCATGGGAAAAGTACCAGCAGCAGTTGAGAGAGTGGGAGCTAGCTTTGAATAAAGGGAACTCTGCTCCTTCTGATGGGTGTCAGAAGACCTCAGCTGCTGAAAGACCTCCCATGTTTGCTTTCTGTATGAAACCTAGGGGTTTAGAAGTTCCTAATAAAGGCTCAAAGCAAAGGTCTCAAAAACGATTCTCAGTCACAGGGCAAAGCAATGGTTATCATGGAGATCATGACAGTTTCCATGCTTTTG GGAGAAGATTGAACGGACCTAGTTTTGGAGATGATAGGGCCCTCTATTTGGGACATAACTATGGGCATGTGGACAATtctcaattggcacaaacatCTCCATTGGGATATTCACCACGAGATGTCCCTGGGCAGGGATATTTCCCAGTCGGCAATGATGGATTCAATCGAAATTATCCTCCGAGACAACACAGATATAAGTCAAAGAAATCTGGTGCCGTTGCATCTCCTCGACCTTTACAGATGGTCACTGCCTACGGTAGGGGAACCACAGGCAGTAAAAAGGATACCCTTCACTGGAATTCTCATCAACATTTTTCATCTGAAGGCTCTCATAGACCATCTGGTGAGCAGTGGGACCAGGTGGATATGGAGGAATATAAATTGTTGGATGCATCTGGTGCAGCGCGGTATGCATCTAATTTAGCTAAGcttaagagagagagggcgCAGAGACTTCTTTGCAAAGCAGATGTAGCAGTTCACAGAGCTGTGGTTGCTCTCATGACTGCCGAAGCGATGAAAGCGCCTTCGGAGGATAGGGATGATGGGTAG
- the LOC115743494 gene encoding uncharacterized protein LOC115743494 isoform X1 yields MEHKVESSNGTQAPKKARCLAVKSLYKSGSSKEDPKRLQSKNLKRKISSDDGGDENKKRKSRKEVSLSSLKKRKEKRLSDVTNAGAHFGSHDSSESKPEVDERPSSNGNLNGIGLSLDDNVVKIPKRKRGTSGRKRLEHTQESNPAEPSISRLDFADPSGKLTDGDPERGSGDENIKREDAFDDLKENGHSVGGPLQEQDYLVRSSTTNNGKSKKSVKNRRKQREVKPGGVQTAVVEAGSAVDVSAKRCDDQQEDDEENLEENAARMLSSRFDPSCTGFSSRSRASPLPSPSPSPSSNSLYFLLSSNGKFLDQGSASRASPNSPSVKAANRALRPRNQHGEKLRSRKRRHFYEIPSDQVDAYWVMNKRIKVFWPLDQCWYHGLVNDYDGETKLHHVKYDDRDEEWIDLQKERIKLLLLPGEAQTKFAVGGKKRSVERTNEEEERPLTSANDGCISNYMDTEPIISWLARSSRGVKSSSSRSVKKRILGPSLKMKPSSSAVGAVDTCGATTAGSFPKGSHMAFHGDCATTGGPFRAGKVEKVAKSSRSMKGGKAPVVYYRKRFRRAGGALYQRTEDDSLSLGKSDSRGSLLTIQETGCLKLIYLVRRESNDIMVSSLLRPFRVEESQLVYDLVLLYYGRLMTVWPVVKLEMLFVDSMVGLRLLLFEGCLGKAVAFAISILNLLSESNGEVKFVSLRSPITSVRFKFSCVQGCENQLVFGYYNFLRLKRSKRLCLESILRENCLLVEKLSPSECTYNALQNGDIPLLASAALDSSLEGLQKMTSEAIWPSGESRGNGDDNGENSSGSDAEYMKLPPFALPFTAAPTFFLSLHLKLLMNHSVSKISFVELNQEKSAENASILAQPNTAIDNCSKNDMGFHTSQEAPSRESHYLRCAKDDQAVEMVVCKGADMRTPQDNQSGNLHTGRIRIATAVDGDEVGQMQEGQGNYAASEKKSSPLQRITNGACPSLNGIKIDIPHYNEREKPVDDGSLRSLLPTDMPCDMNGILVPSPNPTAPRSVWHRSRSSSFYGHFSRGWSDAKSDGSLNSFGNGPKKPRTHVTYSYPSGVSGSSSKPQQRTIPHKRIRRPNEKRASDVARVSQRNWELLSCHANLLITVGDRGWRESGAEVVLELVENEWNLAVKVSGTTKYSHKAHQFLQPGSTNRYTHAMMWRGGKEWTLEFSDRSQWALFKEMHEECYNRNFRAASVKNIPIPGVRVVEDYDDNGMELSFRSPAIYFQQVETDIEMALNPSRVLYDMDSDDEQWISSCQGSTNVHESGSGHISVEIFEWTMDMFEKKAHALQRDHFTSEEIDDLKLGAGPVVRAIYEHWQQKRQKKGMPLIRHLQPPSWEKYQQQLREWELALNKGNSAPSDGCQKTSAAERPPMFAFCMKPRGLEVPNKGSKQRSQKRFSVTGQSNGYHGDHDSFHAFGRRLNGPSFGDDRALYLGHNYGHVDNSQLAQTSPLGYSPRDVPGQGYFPVGNDGFNRNYPPRQHRYKSKKSGAVASPRPLQMVTAYGRGTTGSKKDTLHWNSHQHFSSEGSHRPSGEQWDQVDMEEYKLLDASGAARYASNLAKLKRERAQRLLCKADVAVHRAVVALMTAEAMKAPSEDRDDG; encoded by the exons ATGGAGCATAAAGTCGAGAGCTCAAATGGAACTCAAGCTCCTAAGAAAGCCAGATGTCTGGCGGTTAAGAGCTTGTATAAATCTGGGTCATCGAAGGAGGATCCCAAGAGGTTGCAAAGTAAGAACTTGAAGAGGAAAATCAGCTCTGATGATGGTGGGGATGAAAATAAGAAGAGGAAGAGTAGAAAAGAAGTATCTCTGAGTAgcttgaagaagagaaaggagaagagaCTAAGTGATGTAACTAATGCCGGCGCTCATTTTGGTTCTCATGACTCGTCAGAGTCGAAGCCCGAGGTGGATGAGAGGCCAAGCTCGAATGGAAATCTGAATGGCATTGGACTTAGTCTAGATGACAATGTCGTTAAAATTCCAAAGCGTAAACGAGGAACTTCGGGACGGAAAAGGCTTGAGCATACTCAAGAGTCGAATCCAGCTGAGCCCTCCATCAGCAGATTGGATTTTGCTGATCCGTCTGGGAAGCTCACAGATGGTGATCCTGAAAGAGGAAGCGGCGATGAAAACATTAAAAGAGAGGATGCTTTTGATGATCTGAAGGAGAACGGGCACAGTGTTGGCGGACCTTTGCAGGAGCAGGATTACCTTGTAAGGAGTTCAACAACAAACAATGGCAAATCGAAAAAGTCAGTCAAGAATCGTCGAAAGCAGAGAGAGGTGAAGCCGGGAGGGGTTCAAACTGCTGTGGTGGAGGCAGGTTCTGCAGTCGATGTCTCTGCCAAGAGATGTGATGATCAG CAGGAAGATGACGAGGAGAATCTGGAGGAAAATGCTGCTAGGATGCTATCCTCACGGTTTGACCCAAGCTGTACTGGGTTTTCTTCAAGGAGTAGAGCATCGCCATtgccatcaccatcaccatcaccatcatcaaacAGCTTGTATTTTCTATTATCTTCTAATGGAAAATTTTTAGATCAGGGATCTGCATCTCGTGCTTCACCAAACTCCCCATCTGTTAAAGCAGCTAATAGAGCCTTAAGGCCAAGAAATCAGCATGGAGAAAAACTACGTTCCCGGAAAAGGAGGCATTTCTATGAAATTCCTTCGGATCAGGTGGATGCATATTGGGTTATGAATAAAAGAATCAAGGTCTTCTGGCCACTAGATCAGTGCTGGTATCATGGCCTCGTAAATGACTACGATGGAGAAACAAAGCTCCATCACGTCAAGTATGATGACCGCGATGAAGAATGGATCGACCTTCAAAAGGAACGTATTAAACTCTTGCTACTTCCCGGTGAAGCTCAGACTAAGTTTGCAGTTGGCGGCAAGAAGAGAAGTGTGGAGCGTAccaatgaagaggaagagagaccTTTAACTTCAGCCAATGATGGCTGTATCAGCAATTACATGGACACTGAACCAATCATTTCATGGTTGGCTCGATCAAGTCGTGGGGTCAAATCTTCTTCTTCCCGTTCTGTGAAGAAACGAATTCTTGGTCCATCTCTGAAAATGAAGCCTTCATCATCTGCTGTTGGTGCTGTGGATACATGTGGGGCCACTACTGCTGGTTCTTTCCCGAAAGGAAGTCACATGGCGTTTCATGGAGATTGTGCCACAACAGGTGGACCTTTTCGTGCTGGAAAGGTTGAGAAAGTTGCAAAGAGCTCCAGATCTATGAAAGGTGGCAAAGCTCCTGTTGTTTACTACAGGAAGCGGTTTCGCCGGGCAGGTGGAGCCTTGTACCAGAGAACAGAGGATGATTCCCTCTCATTGGGAAAATCAGATTCTCGGGGGTCTTTGTTGACCATTCAAGAGACGGGCTGCTTGAAGTTAATATATCTAGTGAGAAGAGAATCAAACGATATCATGGTCAGTTCTCTTCTCCGCCCTTTTAGAGTAGAGGAGTCCCAGTTAGTCTATGATCTCGTTCTGCTTTATTATGGAAGACTGATGACCGTGTGGCCTGTGGTGAAGTTGGAGATGCTTTTTGTCGACAGCATGGTTGGTTTGAGGCTTCTCTTGTTTGAAGGATGCTTGGGGAAGGCTGTAGCTTTcgcaatttcaattttaaatctactGAGTGAGTCTAATGGAGAGGTGAAATTTGTAAGCTTGCGATCTCCAATAACTTCTGTTAGATTTAAATTCTCTTGTGTTCAGGGTTGTGAAAACCAACTTGTGTTTGGATATTACAACTTTTTGAGATTAAAACGTTCTAAGAGGTTGTGTTTAGAATCGATACTGAGGGAGAATTGTTTGCTAGTTGAGAAACTTTCTCCTTCTGAATGCACTTACAACGCGCTTCAAAATGGAGACATCCCGTTACTGGCATCAGCTGCTTTGGACTCTTCATTAGAG GGTCTACAGAAGATGACCAGTGAAGCAATTTGGCCCTCAGGTGAATCTAGAGGTAATGGTGATGATAATGGGGAAAATTCTTCAGGTTCTGATGCAGAGTACATGAAGCTTCCTCCGTTTGCTCTCCCCTTTACCGCTGCTCCTACTTTCTTTCTGAGCTTGCACCTGAAGCTTCTTATGAATCATAGTGTGTCCAAAATTAGTTTCGTCGAGCTTAATCAGGAGAAAAGTGCAGAAAATGCAAGCATTTTGGCTCAACCTAACACCGCCATAGATAACTGCTCAAAGAATGATATGGGATTCCACACTAGCCAAGAAGCTCCATCAAGAGAGAGTCACTACTTGCGTTGTGCTAAAGATGATCAGGCTGTTGAGATGGTTGTTTGCAAGGGTGCAGATATGAGGACCCCTCAGGATAACCAAAGTGGTAATCTTCACACTGGCAGGATTCGCATTGCTACTGCTGTAGATGGTGATGAGGTTGGGCAGATGCAGGAAGGGCAAGGAAATTACGCAGCATCAGAAAAAAAGTCAAGTCCTTTGCAGAGGATCACAAATGGTGCTTGTCCTTCTTTGAATGGTATTAAGATAGATATTCCACATTATAATGAGAGGGAAAAGCCTGTTGATGATGGATCCCTGCGCAGTTTGCTGCCTACTGATATGCCTTGCGATATGAATGGGATCCTCGTCCCGAGTCCAAATCCCACCGCACCAAGAAGTGTATGGCATCGGAGTAGAAGTAGTTCATTTTATGGACACTTCTCACGTGGTTGGTCAGATGCTAAATCTGATGGTTCCCTAAATAGTTTTGGCAATGGACCAAAGAAGCCGCGAACACATGTTACTTACTCGTATCCTTCTGGGGTTTCAGGTTCGAGTTCAAAGCCGCAGCAGAGAACAATTCCTCACAAAAGAATCAGGAGACCCAATGAAAAGAGGGCCTCAGATGTCGCCCGAGTTTCTCAAAGAAACTGGGAGTTGTTATCTTGTCATGCGAACTTGTTAATTACAGTGGGGGACAGGGGGTGGAGAGAGAGTGGGGCAGAGGTGGTACTTGAACTTGTGGAGAATGAGTGGAACCTTGCTGTAAAAGTTTCAGGGACCACAAAATATTCTCATAAAGCACATCAGTTTCTGCAGCCTGGGTCCACTAACAGGTATACACATGCTATGATGTGGCGAGGAGGGAAAGAGTGGACACTCGAATTTTCAGACAGAAGCCAATGGGCTCTTTTCAAGGAGATGCATGAAGAGTGTTACAACCGGAACTTCCGTGCTGCATCAGTAAAAAACATTCCAATTCCTGGCGTCCGGGTGGTAGAAGATTACGATGATAATGGAATGGAGCTATCGTTTCGCAGTCCTGCTATCTACTTCCAGCAAGTTGAAACAGATATTGAAATGGCCTTGAATCCATCTCGTGTCCTTTATGACATGGACAGTGATGATGAGCAGTGGATTTCATCTTGTCAGGGTTCTACAAATGTTCATGAGAGTGGCTCCGGGCACATATCTGTGGAGATATTTGAGTGGACAATGGACATGTTCGAGAAGAAAGCTCATGCTCTACAGCGTGACCATTTCACATCCGAAGAAATAGACGACTTGAAGTTAGGCGCAGGACCAGTGGTGAGAGCTATTTATGAACATTGGCAGCAGAAgaggcaaaagaaaggaatgcCATTGATTCGACATCTTCAG CCACCATCATGGGAAAAGTACCAGCAGCAGTTGAGAGAGTGGGAGCTAGCTTTGAATAAAGGGAACTCTGCTCCTTCTGATGGGTGTCAGAAGACCTCAGCTGCTGAAAGACCTCCCATGTTTGCTTTCTGTATGAAACCTAGGGGTTTAGAAGTTCCTAATAAAGGCTCAAAGCAAAGGTCTCAAAAACGATTCTCAGTCACAGGGCAAAGCAATGGTTATCATGGAGATCATGACAGTTTCCATGCTTTTG GGAGAAGATTGAACGGACCTAGTTTTGGAGATGATAGGGCCCTCTATTTGGGACATAACTATGGGCATGTGGACAATtctcaattggcacaaacatCTCCATTGGGATATTCACCACGAGATGTCCCTGGGCAGGGATATTTCCCAGTCGGCAATGATGGATTCAATCGAAATTATCCTCCGAGACAACACAGATATAAGTCAAAGAAATCTGGTGCCGTTGCATCTCCTCGACCTTTACAGATGGTCACTGCCTACGGTAGGGGAACCACAGGCAGTAAAAAGGATACCCTTCACTGGAATTCTCATCAACATTTTTCATCTGAAGGCTCTCATAGACCATCTGGTGAGCAGTGGGACCAGGTGGATATGGAGGAATATAAATTGTTGGATGCATCTGGTGCAGCGCGGTATGCATCTAATTTAGCTAAGcttaagagagagagggcgCAGAGACTTCTTTGCAAAGCAGATGTAGCAGTTCACAGAGCTGTGGTTGCTCTCATGACTGCCGAAGCGATGAAAGCGCCTTCGGAGGATAGGGATGATGGGTAG
- the LOC115743522 gene encoding polyadenylate-binding protein-interacting protein 5-like isoform X2: MKSGSSSLNPYAASYVPLSKRVADHRGQDRGRAAIHPNFHETTNLPAVESFSSKSHSAHGSTSRQPINFPDKQVPDEELEMDLEYLQMQFPGLSDQSIADVYLANKGDLDATIDMLSQLEFNPDDFPENLPETLDIGDVAVPSSVAESGYVKLKSVKSEATASSSG, encoded by the exons ATGAAGTCGGGATCTTCCTCTTTAAATCCGTATGCGGCATCATATGTACCACTTTCTAAAAGAGTAGCGGATCATAGAG GTCAGGACAGAGGGAGAGCAGCTATCCACCCAAATTTCCATGAGACTACAAATCTTCCAGCCGTAGAGTCTTTCTCTTCAAAGAGCCACTCTGCGCATGGTTCAACTTCAAGGCAACCAATTAATTTTCCAGACAAGCAGGTGCCTGATGAGGAATTGGAAATGGACCTAGAGTATCTTCAGATGCAATTTCCTGGACTATCTGATCAATCCATTGCTGACGTCTATCTGGCAAATAAGGGAGATCTAGATGCAACTATTGACATGCTGAGCCAGCTTGAG TTCAACCCTGATGACTTTCCTGAAAATCTACCAGAAACTCTTGACATTGGTGATGTCGCAGTACCTAGTTCTGTTGCGGAGTCTGGATATGTGAAATTGAAGAGTGTGAAGAGTGAGGCAACTGCTTCATCATCTGGCTGA
- the LOC115743522 gene encoding polyadenylate-binding protein-interacting protein 5-like isoform X1 translates to MKSGSSSLNPYAASYVPLSKRVADHRGGAFEGTLGDFKTPNVTVFSEPLVQFDQGQDRGRAAIHPNFHETTNLPAVESFSSKSHSAHGSTSRQPINFPDKQVPDEELEMDLEYLQMQFPGLSDQSIADVYLANKGDLDATIDMLSQLEFNPDDFPENLPETLDIGDVAVPSSVAESGYVKLKSVKSEATASSSG, encoded by the exons ATGAAGTCGGGATCTTCCTCTTTAAATCCGTATGCGGCATCATATGTACCACTTTCTAAAAGAGTAGCGGATCATAGAGGCGGTGCTTTTGAAGGAACGTTGGGAGACTTTAAGACCCCCAATGTGACTGTCTTCTCTGAACCTCTTGTGCAATTTGATCAAGGTCAGGACAGAGGGAGAGCAGCTATCCACCCAAATTTCCATGAGACTACAAATCTTCCAGCCGTAGAGTCTTTCTCTTCAAAGAGCCACTCTGCGCATGGTTCAACTTCAAGGCAACCAATTAATTTTCCAGACAAGCAGGTGCCTGATGAGGAATTGGAAATGGACCTAGAGTATCTTCAGATGCAATTTCCTGGACTATCTGATCAATCCATTGCTGACGTCTATCTGGCAAATAAGGGAGATCTAGATGCAACTATTGACATGCTGAGCCAGCTTGAG TTCAACCCTGATGACTTTCCTGAAAATCTACCAGAAACTCTTGACATTGGTGATGTCGCAGTACCTAGTTCTGTTGCGGAGTCTGGATATGTGAAATTGAAGAGTGTGAAGAGTGAGGCAACTGCTTCATCATCTGGCTGA